The Kiritimatiellaceae bacterium genome includes the window GCACCTCAACTAGAAATCTGAAGTATGGACGCCAGCTGCAGGTGCGAGGCCGTTTTTCGCTCTTGTCAGATCAAAAGCTCCGTCGCACTCCGTTTGCCGGAGCACTCCAGAAAAAAAGGCGTTCCGAAAATCCGGAACGCCTTTCGCTTTTCAGCAACCGGAGTTTAGCCGAGACGCTTTTTGAGCGCTTCGAACTGCACCATCATACGGGCCGGCAACTTGGAGCCTAGCTTCGCCAGATATTCTTTAGCTTCATCCAGCGTTGATTTAAACAGCTCCGTGTCCACCTTCATCAGTTCCGTCCAGTCTTCAGCCGGAATGTTCAGGCCGTCGAGCGTCAGGTCGCCGTCTTTCGGCATCAGACCGATTGCCGTTTCTTTGGCACCGACTTTACCTTCGACGCGTTCGCACATCCATTTCAGGACGCGGCTGTTATCGCCGAAACCGGGCCAGAGCCACTTGCCGTTCTTGTCCTTGCGGAACCAGTTAACGTAGAAACAGCGCGGAGCCTTGTCGCCCAGCAGATCGCCCATTTCGAACCAGTGGCTCATATAGTCACCAGCATGGTAGCCAATGAACGGCGTCATCGCGAACGGGTCGAACCGAATCGCCGACTTCACGTCAAGGGCGGCAGCCGTCGCTTCGGAAGCGGCGGTGGAACCCATGTAAACACCGTGATTGAAATCCAAGGCTTCGTGAACCAGCGGCATCGTGGTTGTGCGACGTCCGCCGAACACAAAGATATCGATCGGCACGCCAGCCGGATTTTCCCAGTCGGAACAGATCACCGGGCAGAGCGCGGCACGCGCGGTGAAGCGACTGTTCGGGTGAGCACCAAGGATCTTCTTGCCTTCCGCATCTTTCTGACCCGGCGTGAAGGGCTTACCCTTCCAGTCGGTTCCGCCTGCGCACTCTACGCCCATGTCTTCCCACCACACATCCAGATCGTCCGTGACGACCACGTTGGTGAAGATCGCATCTTTACGGCAGCTTTCGAGAGCCATCGGGTTGGATGCTTTCGAGGTTCCCGGCGCAACGCCGAAGAATCCGGCTTCCGGATTGATCGCATAGAGACGTCCGTCCTTGCCGGGCTTCATCCAGGCGATATCGTCGCCGATGGTTTCAACCTTCCAGCCCGGAACGGTGGACTGAAGCATCGCCAGATTGGTTTTGCCGCAAGCGGACGGGAACGCCGCCGCAATGTGGAACTTTTTACCCTGCGGATTGGTGAAGCGCAGGATGAGCATGTGCTCAGCCATCCAGCCTTCCTTGCGGGCCATGTTGGAAGCGATACGAAGTGCAAGGCACTTTTTGCCGAGCAACGCGTTTCCGCCGTAGCCGGAACCGTAGGACCAGATCAGGTTTTCTTCCGGGAAGTGAGCGATATATTTCTGTTCGATCGGCGCGCAGGGCCAACGACTGTCTTTCTGTCCGGGTTCGAGCGGAGCGCCGATGGAGTGCAGGCAGGGAATAAACTCGCCGTCTTCACCAAGAACTTCGAGCACCTTGGGACTCATACGAGTCATGATCTGCATATTAACGACCACGTACGGCGAGTCGGTAATTTCGACGCCGATCTTAGCGATGTCAGAACCGATCGGGCCCATCGAGAACGGGATAACGTACATTGTGCGGCCCTTCATGCAACCGGTGTAAAGCGCCGTCATCGTCTTCTTGAGTTCAACCGGATCAATCCAGTTGTTGGTCGGACCGGCATCTTCCTGCTTCACTGACGCGATGTAGGTGCGGTTTTCAACACGCGCCACGTCGGACGGATCGGAATTGAAGGCAAAGCTGTTCGGACGTTTCTTCTCGTTCAACTTGATCGCCATGCCGCTGGCCACCATTTCGGCCATCAGACTGTCGTACTCTTTTTTCGAGCCATCGCACCAGACCACGCGGTCAGGCGTACACATTTTTTGTATTTCCGCCACCCAGTTGAGCAGCTTCTTATTTTTTGTCGGTGCCGTCATTTTGCAGTCCTCCATTAAGTTATTCGCCATCGAATCCGGTTAAAATTCTGCATAAGGTGCGGAAATGACTCCGGCAAGTCAACCAACTAACCCATAAAACTGTATCCGTCGGCGACATTTTTTACGTTCCCGCTTTTATGCCGCGCCCGCCTTGCCTATTCTCCGCCGCATGAATGTTGAAATCCTCTCCGTCGGCCCTTTTGAAGTAAATTGCGCCATCGTCTGGGGCGATGCAAAACAGGCGCTCGTCATTGACCCCGGCCATGACGCCGCCGATATTGAGGCCGTGCTCCGGCAGAATGAACTCATCGTCGCCGCCTACCTCTTAACCCACGGCCACGCCGACCACCTCTGCGCCCTCGCCGAACTGTACGCCGCCCGCCCCGCGCCGATTTACATCCACGCCGAAGATTTTAAATGGGCCTTTGGACAGCAAAACCAGATCCTGCCCTACTATCCCGTCCCCGAAAAACCCGTCACCGAGTTCATTCACCCCGAAAGATCCAAGGATTTAAAAATCGCAGACCTCAGCTTCCAGACGTTGGAAACCCCCGGTCACACCAAAGGTTGCATCTGCTTCTACTTCGAACAGGAAAAAGTCATCTTCACCGGAGACACCCTCTTCAAAGGAACCTGCGGACGCACCGACCTGCCCGGCGGCGACGGACGCATTCTCGCCCAGTCGCTCAAAAAACTGGCCGCCCTGCCCGACGACGTCACCGTCCATCCCGGCCACAACGAAAGCACCACCATCGGTTACGAAAAGAAAACCAACTTCTTCATGCAACAGGCGGCGAGATAGTTATCAGTTATTTGGGAACCCTTGGATAGCGACGACGAGGTTGCCCTTGGTGGCTGTGGGGCAGACGCCCTCGTCTGCCATTTTTCCGCAGGCGGGGGCGCCTGCCCTGAGTTTATCGAAGGGCCGAGCATGCTTGTTTGTCCGCCGCAGTCTGTAGGCCGGGTGCCCTCACCCGGCGTTTTCCGGATTCAATTTGTAGGCCGGGTGCCCTCACCCGGCGTCTTTTCGCCCGCTGAGGGCAGCGGGCCTACAGGAAGCGGGAAAAATCTCTGCGTCTTTGCGCGAGACGCTCTCTACTTCTGGCTTTGAAGCCGTTCTTTCAACGTCGTGACACGTTCGCGGGATTCGGCGCGGCTGACGGCCAGTCCCATCGCTTTTTTCGTTCCGACGAGCACGGCGAATTTTTTGGCACGAGTGACGGCGGTATAGAGCAGACTGCGCTGAAGCATAACAAAGTGCTGAGTATGCACCGGTATGATGACGCATGGATATTCGCTGCCCTGTGATTTATGAATGGTGACGGCGTAGGCATGCACCAGTTCGTCGAGTTCACGAAATTCATACTTCACGCGGCGGTCGTCGATCTTTACCACGATCTCTCGTTGTTCTTCATCAATCGCCACAATACGGCCAAGGTCGCCGTTGAAAACCTCTTTGTCGTAGTCGTTTTCGGTCTGCATCACGCGGTCGCCTTCGCGGAAAACCATGCCGAAGCGTTCAATTTCGCGGCCCGTCGG containing:
- a CDS encoding phosphoenolpyruvate carboxykinase (GTP): MTAPTKNKKLLNWVAEIQKMCTPDRVVWCDGSKKEYDSLMAEMVASGMAIKLNEKKRPNSFAFNSDPSDVARVENRTYIASVKQEDAGPTNNWIDPVELKKTMTALYTGCMKGRTMYVIPFSMGPIGSDIAKIGVEITDSPYVVVNMQIMTRMSPKVLEVLGEDGEFIPCLHSIGAPLEPGQKDSRWPCAPIEQKYIAHFPEENLIWSYGSGYGGNALLGKKCLALRIASNMARKEGWMAEHMLILRFTNPQGKKFHIAAAFPSACGKTNLAMLQSTVPGWKVETIGDDIAWMKPGKDGRLYAINPEAGFFGVAPGTSKASNPMALESCRKDAIFTNVVVTDDLDVWWEDMGVECAGGTDWKGKPFTPGQKDAEGKKILGAHPNSRFTARAALCPVICSDWENPAGVPIDIFVFGGRRTTTMPLVHEALDFNHGVYMGSTAASEATAAALDVKSAIRFDPFAMTPFIGYHAGDYMSHWFEMGDLLGDKAPRCFYVNWFRKDKNGKWLWPGFGDNSRVLKWMCERVEGKVGAKETAIGLMPKDGDLTLDGLNIPAEDWTELMKVDTELFKSTLDEAKEYLAKLGSKLPARMMVQFEALKKRLG
- a CDS encoding MBL fold metallo-hydrolase; amino-acid sequence: MNVEILSVGPFEVNCAIVWGDAKQALVIDPGHDAADIEAVLRQNELIVAAYLLTHGHADHLCALAELYAARPAPIYIHAEDFKWAFGQQNQILPYYPVPEKPVTEFIHPERSKDLKIADLSFQTLETPGHTKGCICFYFEQEKVIFTGDTLFKGTCGRTDLPGGDGRILAQSLKKLAALPDDVTVHPGHNESTTIGYEKKTNFFMQQAAR